One Succinispira mobilis DSM 6222 genomic window carries:
- a CDS encoding DUF881 domain-containing protein — protein sequence MTNIKEAKLTIMVVCVLLGMMLVAQFRITQRLEKDSLSYQRLEDLSDRLKQTEKERNQLLIDMQKLKDKAGEQVFQRELAQLKMHANLTPLQGPGVIVTLDDSKLPGKPGENQNLYLIHDDDLLKVINELKAAGAEALSVNEQRLIATSEIRCAGPTVSVNNQRSSPPYVIKAIGDPKTLDAALKMRGGVVETLKFWGIQVNINVVDSSLEVPAYKGTFRYEHAKPVKGGKE from the coding sequence TTGACAAATATAAAAGAAGCAAAGCTGACGATAATGGTGGTGTGTGTGTTGCTGGGGATGATGTTGGTAGCACAGTTTCGAATTACCCAGCGATTAGAAAAAGATTCATTGTCTTATCAGCGGTTAGAAGATTTATCCGATCGATTGAAACAAACGGAAAAAGAGCGTAATCAGCTGCTTATAGACATGCAAAAATTAAAGGATAAAGCAGGTGAACAAGTTTTTCAGCGCGAATTAGCGCAACTGAAAATGCACGCCAATCTAACACCTTTACAGGGACCTGGTGTAATTGTTACTTTAGATGATAGTAAATTACCTGGAAAACCAGGTGAAAATCAGAATCTATACCTTATTCACGACGATGATTTGTTAAAAGTAATTAACGAACTTAAAGCAGCTGGAGCAGAGGCTCTTTCAGTTAATGAGCAGCGACTTATCGCGACTTCAGAAATACGTTGTGCTGGCCCTACTGTTTCAGTGAACAATCAACGCTCATCACCACCGTATGTTATAAAGGCAATTGGCGATCCGAAAACTTTAGATGCGGCTTTAAAAATGAGAGGCGGGGTTGTGGAAACACTCAAATTTTGGGGCATTCAAGTAAATATTAATGTTGTAGACAGCAGTTTAGAAGTACCAGCATATAAAGGAACTTTTAGATATGAACACGCAAAACCAGTTAAAGGAGGGAAAGAATAA
- a CDS encoding glycine betaine ABC transporter substrate-binding protein → MNFYNYIFQNYQQVYGLLIEHIYLTLIAVFFSIIIGVPIGILICYVNKLNKPILGVTSVLQAIPSMALLGFMIPLLGIGKVPAVVVVVLYSLLPIIKNTYTGLVSINPQTIEAAKGIGLTNWQILRKVQIPMALPIIMAGVRISIVTAVGLMTIAAFIGAGGLGYLVFSGIRTVNTGQILAGAVPACALALLVDYLAANIEKLVTPISLQNLGNKSLEMIAKTRFKQKITVATATLLFGVILMPATLATFTPKAIKEISIGSKDFTEQQILGHMFADLVEAKTDIKVKREINLGGTQVCFEAMKNNNIDMYIEYTGTIYGNILRHPPISDMQKVYDISKNTLQRQYNIVVMPQIAFNNTYTLAVTKELATKYNLEKISDLRGNSANFRTGTTLEFLNRKDGLPGVKQKYNLTFKDSIGLDGSPRYSALTNNDVEIIDAFSTDGLLKKFDLVTLKDDKKFFPPYYAVPLIRKDTLDKFPELEEVVNSLAGVLTEEVMIELNYQVDEKQKQPEAVAREFLKKNGLI, encoded by the coding sequence ATGAATTTTTACAATTATATTTTTCAAAATTACCAACAAGTATATGGACTTTTAATAGAACATATTTACTTAACTTTGATAGCTGTGTTTTTTTCAATTATAATCGGGGTGCCAATTGGTATTTTGATCTGCTATGTAAATAAATTAAACAAACCAATTTTAGGTGTAACGAGTGTTTTACAGGCTATCCCTAGTATGGCCTTATTAGGCTTTATGATTCCTTTATTAGGAATCGGGAAGGTTCCTGCAGTAGTAGTTGTTGTTCTATATTCTTTATTGCCGATAATCAAAAATACTTACACGGGATTAGTTAGTATTAATCCGCAAACCATAGAAGCAGCCAAAGGTATTGGTTTGACGAATTGGCAAATTCTAAGAAAAGTTCAAATTCCTATGGCTTTACCAATAATTATGGCTGGCGTTAGAATTTCAATTGTTACAGCGGTGGGTCTTATGACCATTGCAGCTTTTATTGGCGCTGGTGGTTTAGGCTACTTAGTTTTTTCTGGAATTAGAACTGTAAATACTGGGCAGATATTAGCAGGAGCTGTGCCAGCTTGCGCTTTAGCACTACTCGTGGATTATTTGGCCGCAAATATTGAAAAGCTAGTTACCCCGATAAGTTTACAAAATCTTGGTAATAAGTCCTTAGAAATGATTGCTAAAACTCGTTTTAAACAAAAAATAACGGTGGCCACAGCAACTTTATTATTTGGTGTTATTTTAATGCCAGCAACTTTGGCAACTTTTACGCCGAAAGCTATTAAAGAGATTTCTATTGGTAGCAAAGATTTTACTGAGCAACAAATTTTAGGACATATGTTTGCTGATTTAGTAGAAGCAAAAACAGATATAAAAGTTAAAAGAGAAATAAATTTGGGTGGAACACAAGTTTGTTTTGAAGCAATGAAAAACAATAATATTGATATGTATATTGAGTACACTGGAACTATTTATGGGAATATTTTAAGACATCCACCAATAAGTGATATGCAAAAAGTTTATGATATTTCCAAGAATACTTTACAGCGCCAGTATAATATTGTAGTTATGCCTCAAATTGCTTTTAATAACACATATACACTTGCTGTAACTAAAGAATTAGCAACTAAATATAATTTGGAAAAAATTAGTGATTTAAGAGGAAATAGTGCTAACTTCCGAACTGGAACCACATTAGAGTTTTTAAATCGCAAAGATGGATTACCAGGAGTAAAACAAAAATATAATTTAACTTTTAAAGATAGTATTGGCTTAGATGGTTCTCCTAGATATAGTGCTTTGACAAATAATGATGTGGAAATAATCGATGCTTTTTCAACCGATGGTTTACTGAAAAAATTTGATTTGGTAACCTTAAAAGATGATAAAAAGTTTTTTCCACCATATTATGCAGTACCATTAATCAGAAAAGATACTTTAGATAAATTCCCTGAATTAGAAGAGGTAGTAAATTCTTTAGCTGGAGTATTAACCGAAGAAGTAATGATTGAATTAAACTATCAAGTTGATGAAAAACAAAAACAGCCAGAAGCTGTTGCTAGAGAGTTTTTGAAAAAGAATGGTTTGATATAA
- a CDS encoding DUF1290 domain-containing protein, whose translation MIYPLLGIILGVLIGSYLPISLPIAYAKFLSVALLAGFDSVFGGIRSGLEGNYNNKVFLTGFFINAALAAGLAYIGERLGIDLYFVALLAFGLRVFQNLAIIRRKFLDK comes from the coding sequence ATAATCTATCCTTTGCTGGGAATTATTTTAGGTGTTTTAATTGGCTCTTATCTACCTATAAGTCTACCGATAGCTTACGCAAAATTTTTATCAGTAGCCCTTTTAGCTGGTTTTGATTCTGTTTTTGGCGGAATTCGTTCTGGACTTGAAGGTAATTATAATAACAAAGTATTTTTAACGGGATTTTTTATAAATGCAGCATTAGCAGCAGGATTGGCTTATATTGGGGAAAGATTGGGGATAGATTTATACTTTGTAGCGCTTTTAGCTTTTGGATTAAGAGTGTTTCAAAACTTGGCTATTATTAGAAGAAAGTTTTTAGATAAATAA
- the ftsZ gene encoding cell division protein FtsZ yields the protein MLEVEQEFGKAQIKVVGVGGGGNNAVNRMIESAVEGVEFVAINTDAQVLGTSKAPLKIQIGEKLTKGLGAGANPEIGEKAAQETKESIMECLRGADMVFVTAGMGGGTGTGAAPIVAQCAKELGALVVAVVTKPFKFEGPKRSRQAESGIEKLRQVVDSIVIIPNEKLRAISDKKTTLVDSFKMADVSLTHGVEGLSNLIVKEGIINLDFADIKTVMQDSGSALMGVGMGSGDRAIEEALNNAINSPFLETSLDGATGVIMNITAASNMMTLSDVIEAGDMLGEVASPEANVIFGAITDDSLGESVKITIIVTGFSDERKPEVIEKIVNDKVNPKVIENETKDLGETFVKPKIIDSDIPTIPEWLRRDL from the coding sequence ATGTTAGAAGTAGAACAAGAATTTGGCAAAGCACAAATTAAAGTAGTTGGTGTTGGTGGTGGTGGAAATAATGCCGTAAACCGTATGATAGAATCAGCAGTTGAAGGTGTTGAGTTTGTAGCTATAAATACAGATGCGCAAGTTTTGGGAACAAGTAAAGCACCTCTAAAGATACAAATCGGAGAAAAACTAACAAAAGGTTTAGGTGCAGGCGCTAATCCTGAAATAGGTGAAAAAGCTGCCCAAGAGACTAAAGAGTCTATTATGGAGTGTTTGCGTGGCGCAGATATGGTTTTTGTAACTGCTGGTATGGGTGGCGGAACTGGTACTGGTGCCGCACCGATAGTTGCTCAATGTGCTAAAGAACTAGGTGCTCTAGTAGTGGCTGTAGTTACAAAGCCTTTTAAATTTGAAGGTCCAAAGCGTAGTAGACAAGCAGAAAGTGGTATAGAAAAACTCCGTCAAGTAGTTGATTCTATTGTTATAATTCCTAATGAAAAATTGAGAGCAATTTCTGATAAGAAAACAACCCTTGTTGACTCTTTCAAAATGGCAGATGTTAGCCTTACTCACGGGGTAGAAGGATTGTCAAATCTTATCGTTAAAGAAGGAATTATAAATCTTGATTTTGCTGACATAAAAACAGTAATGCAAGATTCAGGATCTGCATTAATGGGAGTTGGCATGGGTTCTGGGGATCGTGCAATTGAAGAGGCTTTAAATAATGCTATTAATAGTCCATTTTTAGAAACTTCTTTAGACGGAGCTACAGGTGTTATCATGAATATAACCGCAGCTTCTAATATGATGACTTTGTCAGATGTTATTGAAGCTGGTGATATGCTTGGAGAAGTAGCTTCTCCAGAAGCAAATGTTATTTTTGGAGCGATCACTGATGATAGTTTAGGTGAGAGTGTTAAAATTACAATTATTGTTACTGGTTTTAGCGATGAGAGAAAGCCAGAAGTAATAGAAAAAATAGTTAATGATAAAGTAAATCCTAAAGTAATTGAAAATGAAACTAAAGATTTAGGGGAAACATTTGTAAAACCCAAAATAATAGACAGTGATATCCCTACTATCCCAGAGTGGCTAAGACGCGATTTGTAA
- a CDS encoding cell division protein FtsQ/DivIB, producing MQSTSQKVRKSRRNHKFKILVILALIALFFLFRYMVAQPFMYFGSVEVINAVNLTKQDVLLIARIREPINLFLNNNDEIKNNLKEDLRIKDVKVEYAFPQKVKITIQENKPILCLQSKHAFYEVDSKGVILRVTSNVKNPNIPIITGIKISELYVGEQIKVDLVVNIIKFISSLDEDVYNSISEINMNNEIVSILTLNRVKIILGKATDIPDKSETFKLVMQEIQAKKMAIEYIDLTYSRPFIKLKAK from the coding sequence ATGCAATCCACCTCTCAAAAAGTGCGAAAAAGCAGACGCAATCATAAGTTTAAAATACTAGTAATATTGGCTTTAATTGCGCTGTTTTTTCTTTTTAGGTATATGGTTGCACAACCATTTATGTATTTTGGCAGTGTTGAAGTAATTAATGCTGTAAATTTAACCAAACAAGATGTTTTATTAATTGCTCGAATTAGAGAGCCCATTAATTTGTTTTTAAATAACAATGATGAGATAAAAAACAATTTAAAAGAAGATTTGCGTATTAAAGATGTTAAAGTTGAATATGCTTTTCCGCAGAAAGTAAAAATTACAATTCAAGAAAATAAACCAATTCTATGCTTACAAAGTAAGCATGCTTTTTATGAAGTTGATTCAAAGGGAGTTATCTTACGTGTTACTAGTAATGTAAAGAACCCCAACATTCCAATTATTACAGGGATTAAAATATCGGAATTATATGTCGGTGAGCAGATTAAGGTTGATTTAGTAGTAAATATAATTAAATTCATAAGTAGTTTAGACGAAGATGTATATAATAGCATTTCTGAAATCAACATGAATAATGAGATAGTTAGTATTTTAACTTTAAATAGAGTGAAAATAATTTTGGGAAAAGCTACGGATATTCCAGATAAAAGTGAAACTTTTAAGTTGGTTATGCAAGAAATTCAAGCGAAAAAAATGGCAATTGAATATATTGATTTAACCTACTCCAGACCTTTTATCAAATTAAAAGCAAAATAA
- a CDS encoding ABC transporter ATP-binding protein (Members of the family are the ATP-binding subunit of ABC transporters for substrates such as betaine, L-proline or other amino acids, choline, carnitine, etc. The substrate specificity is best determined from the substrate-binding subunit, rather than this subunit, as it interacts with the permease subunit and not with substrate directly.) encodes MIEFRNVTKKFSGTTVLKDISLKINKGEIVTLVGPSGCGKTTSLKMINRLIKPTSGSIFINGIDISKKDVIALRRNLGYVIQQTGLFPHMNVQENIEIISRLSNTNSEVLLHKTCELMELVGLEPEVFLKRYPSELSGGQQQRVGFARAFSMDPDVILMDEPFSALDPITRLSLQDELINLQRQFKKTIVFVTHDMDEAIKIADRLCIMNKGEVIQYDTPENILKKPINEYVTEFVGAKRIWLNADFIKAADFMSEDLFTCTPKLGILKCLEIMRKNGLDNMLVTDVHTRRLLGIFYPRNLPLDFNKTALVEDFMVREYPTVCRDTSIIKVLKLVDRYQVENIPVLDCNNVLQGLITKTNLLATLSQQYLLTEVG; translated from the coding sequence ATGATTGAATTCAGAAATGTTACAAAAAAATTCTCTGGCACTACAGTGCTAAAGGACATTTCTCTAAAGATAAATAAAGGTGAAATAGTTACTTTAGTTGGTCCTAGTGGTTGCGGGAAAACAACTAGTCTGAAAATGATTAATCGTTTAATTAAGCCTACTAGTGGGAGTATATTTATTAACGGAATAGATATTAGTAAAAAAGATGTTATTGCTTTAAGGCGAAATTTAGGGTATGTAATTCAACAAACAGGTCTGTTTCCGCATATGAATGTTCAAGAAAACATTGAAATTATTAGTAGGCTTAGCAATACTAACAGTGAAGTGTTGTTGCATAAAACTTGCGAATTAATGGAGTTAGTGGGGTTGGAGCCAGAGGTTTTTTTAAAACGCTATCCTAGTGAATTAAGTGGCGGGCAGCAGCAACGTGTCGGATTCGCGCGAGCTTTTTCTATGGATCCAGATGTTATTTTAATGGATGAGCCTTTTTCGGCATTAGATCCGATAACACGCTTGAGTCTGCAAGATGAGTTAATTAATCTTCAAAGACAGTTTAAGAAAACTATTGTTTTCGTTACCCATGATATGGATGAAGCAATAAAGATAGCTGATCGGCTTTGTATTATGAATAAGGGGGAAGTAATTCAGTATGATACGCCAGAAAACATCTTGAAAAAACCAATTAATGAATATGTAACCGAATTTGTCGGAGCAAAAAGAATATGGCTTAATGCTGATTTTATTAAGGCAGCAGATTTTATGAGCGAAGATTTATTTACTTGCACTCCAAAGCTTGGAATATTAAAATGCCTAGAAATAATGCGAAAAAATGGTTTGGATAATATGTTAGTTACAGATGTGCATACGCGCAGATTACTTGGAATATTTTATCCGAGAAATTTGCCTTTAGATTTTAACAAAACAGCTTTAGTCGAAGATTTTATGGTCAGAGAATATCCGACGGTATGTAGGGACACTTCGATTATTAAAGTTTTAAAATTAGTAGATCGGTATCAGGTAGAAAACATTCCGGTTTTAGATTGTAATAATGTTTTGCAGGGTTTGATAACGAAAACTAATCTTCTTGCAACTTTAAGCCAACAATATTTGTTGACGGAGGTGGGGTAA
- a CDS encoding GntR family transcriptional regulator produces the protein MKITSPVYKKIALDIATRIVEGEYKVGEKVYARSSLATQYAVSPETARRAISVLVDLGVVESTKGSGVQITSYEAAVKFLSRFEDSQTLGNLKQEIEYLVNQEITIAENIQDKIRELVDKTERFTANNPFTPFEIKIKANMKFLEKSASEINFWHNTSATIIAIKRGEDLLISPGPYTTFLKNDIVYCIGDENAYSRVNMFLYNG, from the coding sequence ATGAAAATAACTAGTCCTGTTTATAAAAAAATCGCCTTAGATATCGCAACTAGAATTGTTGAAGGTGAGTATAAAGTTGGGGAAAAGGTTTATGCGCGCTCTAGTTTAGCAACACAATATGCAGTTTCTCCAGAAACGGCACGGAGAGCCATTAGTGTTTTAGTAGATCTAGGAGTTGTAGAAAGCACTAAAGGAAGTGGCGTGCAAATAACTTCTTATGAAGCAGCTGTAAAATTTTTATCGCGTTTTGAAGATTCGCAAACACTTGGAAATTTAAAACAAGAAATTGAATATTTGGTAAACCAAGAAATAACAATAGCTGAGAATATTCAAGATAAAATTAGAGAGTTAGTGGATAAAACGGAGCGATTTACTGCAAATAATCCTTTCACACCTTTTGAAATTAAGATAAAGGCTAATATGAAATTTTTAGAGAAAAGCGCTTCGGAAATAAATTTTTGGCACAATACTTCTGCGACAATCATAGCTATTAAGCGGGGGGAAGATTTGCTTATTTCACCAGGACCATATACAACTTTTTTGAAAAATGACATTGTTTATTGTATTGGTGATGAAAATGCTTATAGTAGAGTTAATATGTTTTTATATAACGGTTAA
- a CDS encoding D-alanine--D-alanine ligase family protein, protein MKQKKIAVVLGGPSKEREVSLKTGEAIYQALLSKNYNVVKLDLQPDNFASQLRENHIDVVFNAVHGLYGEDGSMQGLLDMLGIKYTGSGVLASALAMDKIMSKRIFIAENILTPEFLIVRKKDIDTSCKEIMKKFSLPVVVKPPAQGSSIGVEVVKTEQELNAALIGAFGYAEEVLIEEFIEGREITVGIAAVDEDLQALPIVEIVPNSGVYDYHSKYTVGATKYIVPAQIDLELTVQIQNIAKHAFAALGCSGVARADFILTKAGKAYILELNTTPGMTATSLVPKAAKAIGIEFTELCEKILLSIK, encoded by the coding sequence ATGAAACAAAAAAAAATAGCGGTAGTTTTAGGTGGACCATCTAAAGAACGTGAAGTTTCGCTAAAAACGGGAGAGGCTATATATCAGGCTTTGTTATCAAAAAACTACAATGTCGTAAAGCTCGATTTACAACCAGATAATTTTGCTAGTCAGTTACGTGAAAATCATATTGATGTAGTTTTTAATGCTGTTCATGGTTTATACGGAGAAGACGGAAGTATGCAAGGCTTGTTAGATATGTTAGGAATAAAGTACACTGGTTCAGGAGTTTTGGCAAGTGCTTTGGCCATGGATAAAATAATGTCAAAAAGAATTTTTATTGCTGAAAACATTTTAACACCAGAATTTTTAATTGTTAGGAAAAAAGATATTGATACTTCTTGTAAAGAAATTATGAAGAAGTTTTCTTTGCCTGTTGTTGTCAAACCACCTGCTCAAGGTTCTAGTATTGGTGTAGAAGTTGTGAAAACCGAACAAGAATTGAATGCAGCTCTTATTGGTGCATTTGGATATGCTGAAGAAGTTTTAATTGAAGAGTTTATTGAAGGTCGAGAAATAACAGTAGGTATAGCAGCGGTGGATGAAGATTTACAAGCATTGCCTATTGTTGAAATAGTACCTAATTCTGGAGTATATGATTATCATTCAAAATATACTGTGGGAGCAACAAAATATATTGTTCCTGCACAGATAGATTTAGAGCTTACAGTGCAAATTCAGAATATTGCCAAACACGCTTTTGCTGCGCTTGGATGCTCTGGAGTTGCTAGGGCTGATTTTATCTTGACAAAAGCAGGCAAGGCATATATTCTAGAGCTTAATACTACTCCAGGAATGACAGCTACTAGTTTGGTCCCTAAGGCCGCTAAAGCGATAGGTATAGAATTTACCGAACTTTGTGAGAAAATTTTATTATCCATAAAATAA
- the murC gene encoding UDP-N-acetylmuramate--L-alanine ligase has protein sequence MFENIKNVHFIGIGGAGMSGLAHVLKKMGKFVSGSDNKRTAVTDRLLSEGIQVFIGHQSSNLKEVELVVVSTAIHKDNVEYSHALENKIKVVHRSDIMAYIVNSRQGIAIAGAHGKTSTTSMISYIASSAKQDPTYLIGGDVALLAGNAHYGKGCYAITEADESDGSFLKLQPYIAVVTNIEDDHMDFYKTKENIQKAFTEFLDNVNDDGVAIVCFDNKVAREVAQKAKTKIISYAIDYPADFQAKEIVYKPNSTSYKLYIHNKYICEVVLKVPGQHNILNSLAAIAASQNMDIEIESICESLGCFTGAKRRFELKYKDEKLTIVDDYGHHPTEIKTTLQAALQTQPQRLVCVFQPHRYTRTQLLFDDFVCAFEDCDLLVLTDIYSAGESEIAGVSSGKLAKEIAAKFAKRVEYIPKIEEIPERLYHETLPGDLIITMGAGNIYTVAEELATMYSERNGEGAL, from the coding sequence TTGTTTGAAAATATAAAAAATGTTCACTTTATTGGAATTGGTGGGGCTGGTATGAGCGGTTTAGCTCATGTTTTAAAAAAGATGGGCAAGTTTGTGTCAGGTTCTGACAATAAACGCACTGCTGTTACAGATAGATTGCTGTCAGAGGGCATACAAGTTTTTATAGGACATCAAAGTAGTAATTTAAAAGAAGTGGAGTTAGTTGTCGTGTCTACAGCTATCCACAAAGATAATGTTGAGTACAGTCATGCTTTAGAAAATAAAATAAAAGTTGTGCATCGCTCTGATATCATGGCCTATATTGTCAATTCTAGGCAAGGAATTGCTATAGCTGGTGCACATGGTAAAACTTCAACAACATCAATGATTTCTTATATTGCTAGCAGTGCTAAACAGGATCCGACCTATTTGATAGGTGGTGATGTAGCTTTACTAGCTGGTAATGCACACTATGGCAAGGGATGTTACGCAATTACTGAAGCTGACGAAAGTGATGGTTCTTTTTTGAAGTTGCAACCATATATAGCAGTTGTCACTAATATAGAAGATGATCATATGGATTTTTACAAAACAAAAGAGAATATCCAAAAAGCTTTTACTGAATTTTTAGACAACGTAAATGATGATGGTGTGGCAATTGTCTGTTTTGATAATAAGGTGGCAAGAGAAGTAGCTCAAAAGGCGAAGACTAAAATTATATCATATGCAATTGATTATCCAGCTGATTTTCAGGCTAAAGAAATAGTTTATAAACCGAATAGTACCAGTTATAAGTTATATATTCATAATAAGTATATTTGTGAAGTAGTCTTAAAAGTTCCTGGTCAACATAATATTTTAAATTCTTTAGCAGCAATAGCAGCAAGCCAAAATATGGACATTGAAATTGAAAGTATTTGTGAATCATTAGGATGTTTTACTGGAGCTAAACGCAGATTTGAGTTGAAATACAAAGATGAAAAATTGACTATTGTAGATGATTATGGACATCATCCGACAGAGATTAAAACAACTTTGCAGGCAGCTTTGCAAACTCAGCCACAAAGATTAGTATGTGTTTTTCAACCACATAGGTATACTAGAACACAATTGCTGTTTGATGATTTTGTTTGCGCATTTGAGGATTGTGATTTATTAGTTCTAACAGATATCTATTCGGCGGGTGAATCTGAAATTGCAGGTGTAAGTTCAGGTAAATTGGCAAAGGAAATTGCTGCAAAATTTGCTAAAAGAGTAGAATATATACCAAAAATTGAAGAAATTCCAGAGCGCTTGTACCATGAAACTTTACCAGGAGATTTAATTATTACCATGGGAGCGGGGAACATTTACACGGTGGCTGAAGAATTAGCGACTATGTATTCTGAGAGAAATGGAGAGGGTGCTTTATGA
- the murG gene encoding undecaprenyldiphospho-muramoylpentapeptide beta-N-acetylglucosaminyltransferase — MKVIISGGGTGGHIYPAVTIAQKILELQPDTEILFVGTKEGLESSIVPKLGYNIKYLQVEGFSRQIGLQLLKNIFTAIKSCFQAYRYIKDFRPELVIGTGGYVCGPVVLIASLCGVKTCIQEQNAVAGVTNKILSKFVDKVFLGYSEAAFNLGNAQKNIFTGNPIRPSILKVDKKDAYKFFGFSDQGKTLLISGGSRGSKSINTAMVDVYKNIDKIEGVQIIHITGKLDYENVLNSVADLQLDKTKIKILPYLHEMDMALNIADLAISRAGAIAIAELTALGVASILVPYPYATANHQELNAQAVVKAGAGLMVLDSELGKGLLLDKIIELINNDKKLINLAMKAKKLGNPNAAEDIALAALRIAKK, encoded by the coding sequence ATGAAAGTGATAATTTCTGGTGGTGGCACAGGAGGACATATATATCCTGCGGTAACAATAGCACAAAAAATATTGGAACTACAACCAGACACGGAAATACTTTTTGTAGGGACAAAAGAAGGATTAGAAAGTTCTATAGTACCGAAATTAGGCTATAATATTAAATATTTGCAGGTTGAGGGATTTTCAAGACAAATCGGGTTACAGTTATTAAAAAATATTTTTACGGCAATCAAGAGTTGTTTTCAGGCTTATCGCTATATTAAAGATTTTAGACCGGAATTAGTAATTGGAACTGGCGGATACGTTTGTGGCCCTGTGGTTTTAATTGCTAGTTTATGTGGTGTTAAAACATGCATACAAGAACAAAATGCAGTTGCGGGTGTTACCAATAAAATTTTAAGTAAATTTGTTGATAAAGTTTTTTTGGGATATAGTGAAGCTGCATTTAACTTAGGAAATGCTCAAAAAAATATTTTTACGGGAAATCCTATACGCCCCAGTATTTTGAAAGTAGATAAAAAAGATGCTTATAAATTTTTTGGTTTTTCTGATCAAGGGAAAACTCTCTTAATTTCAGGTGGGAGTAGAGGTTCTAAAAGTATCAATACTGCAATGGTAGATGTTTATAAAAATATTGATAAAATTGAAGGGGTACAAATTATCCACATAACTGGCAAATTGGACTATGAAAATGTACTAAATAGCGTCGCAGACTTACAATTAGATAAAACAAAGATAAAAATTTTACCATATTTACATGAGATGGATATGGCACTAAATATTGCAGATTTAGCAATTTCTCGTGCAGGAGCGATTGCAATTGCCGAGCTAACCGCATTAGGTGTTGCAAGTATTCTTGTACCTTACCCTTATGCCACGGCAAATCACCAGGAACTTAACGCTCAAGCAGTCGTTAAAGCTGGTGCAGGACTGATGGTTTTAGATTCTGAATTGGGAAAAGGGTTACTTTTAGATAAAATAATAGAACTAATTAATAATGATAAAAAATTAATAAATTTAGCAATGAAAGCAAAAAAACTTGGAAACCCCAATGCAGCTGAAGATATAGCTTTAGCCGCATTAAGAATTGCTAAAAAATAG